The following proteins are encoded in a genomic region of Planococcus lenghuensis:
- a CDS encoding alpha/beta fold hydrolase, translating into MESYQVNVDGNDIQVMDYPGDGGTIVMIHGLTGTHRNMHYYAERYKRHYRVVSLDLRGRGNSDPLDREPSIFKHAADIIGLLRVMQIENPILVGHSMGAFISALVASELDSVQAVVLLDGAAEMSEHQQEIVKPSLGRLSKEYGSKEQYVEEIRAIYAKLGISWNDTMQKTVEYEVEKIGDHWENKSDEAGILADFDSFYEFRPEQVCAGIDCPVLLVYAESGIGAMPPLFYLSDYDKTKDALKDLEIFISDSSHYTMVFEQREDIYRAMDKFLENN; encoded by the coding sequence ATGGAATCTTATCAGGTGAATGTAGATGGAAATGATATTCAAGTGATGGACTATCCGGGAGATGGAGGAACGATCGTAATGATTCATGGTCTGACTGGAACCCATCGCAACATGCATTATTACGCAGAGCGCTATAAGAGGCATTATCGCGTCGTGTCACTCGATCTGAGAGGACGCGGGAACAGTGACCCGCTGGACAGGGAGCCCTCTATCTTCAAGCACGCGGCGGATATTATCGGTCTGCTCCGGGTAATGCAGATCGAAAATCCGATTTTGGTCGGCCATTCAATGGGTGCATTCATTTCAGCGCTGGTTGCAAGTGAACTGGATTCCGTACAGGCCGTAGTGCTGCTGGATGGCGCGGCAGAAATGTCAGAGCACCAGCAGGAGATCGTCAAGCCGTCACTCGGCCGATTAAGTAAGGAATACGGATCCAAAGAACAGTATGTGGAAGAAATCAGAGCGATTTATGCAAAACTCGGCATCAGCTGGAACGACACGATGCAAAAGACAGTCGAGTACGAGGTGGAGAAAATCGGTGATCACTGGGAAAACAAGTCGGATGAAGCCGGCATTCTCGCCGATTTCGACAGCTTCTATGAATTCAGGCCCGAGCAGGTGTGCGCCGGGATTGATTGTCCGGTTCTGCTCGTCTATGCAGAGAGTGGAATCGGCGCGATGCCGCCGCTGTTTTATTTGTCGGATTACGACAAGACGAAGGATGCGTTGAAAGACTTGGAGATCTTCATTTCCGACTCGAGTCATTACACGATGGTGTTTGAACAGCGCGAGGACATCTACAGGGCGATGGATAAATTCCTGGAAAATAATTAA
- a CDS encoding dioxygenase family protein: MTETVTKNERVAKAYEGFVKHMKNFLDEQQFNHEEYTNFVKWADRLGRSGEIPLFLDVFVETYVLESKYKGLPGTEPSLLGPYYDEGSPLIEGATKVMPQRPDEPGDKLVFRGNVSSVDGPLANTKVEWWQDDAEGLYSNYDSPAPAFNLRGQFYTDDNGDFEVQSIVPIPYQIPTDGPTGEFTFAAGYHAYRPAHIHIKFEHEGHETLITQVFFEGDKWLETDVASGVRSSLLTKLEDKGDHKEASLNFIMRPE; encoded by the coding sequence ATGACGGAGACGGTAACGAAGAATGAACGAGTAGCGAAAGCTTATGAGGGATTCGTTAAACACATGAAAAACTTTCTCGACGAACAGCAGTTCAATCATGAAGAGTACACGAATTTTGTGAAATGGGCGGACCGGCTCGGCCGCAGCGGTGAAATCCCGCTGTTCCTTGATGTATTCGTCGAAACGTACGTACTGGAATCGAAATACAAAGGCCTGCCGGGCACAGAACCTTCTTTGCTTGGACCTTATTATGATGAAGGATCGCCGCTCATTGAGGGGGCGACGAAAGTCATGCCGCAACGGCCGGATGAACCAGGGGATAAATTGGTGTTCCGGGGAAATGTGAGCTCGGTCGATGGACCGCTTGCCAACACGAAAGTCGAATGGTGGCAGGATGACGCGGAAGGCCTCTATTCGAATTACGATTCTCCGGCGCCCGCTTTTAACTTGAGAGGTCAATTTTATACAGATGATAACGGTGACTTCGAAGTCCAGTCGATTGTACCGATCCCTTATCAGATTCCGACAGACGGGCCGACGGGTGAATTCACATTCGCAGCAGGTTATCATGCATATCGACCGGCTCACATCCATATCAAGTTCGAGCACGAAGGACACGAAACACTGATCACGCAAGTGTTCTTTGAAGGCGATAAATGGCTGGAGACGGACGTGGCCAGCGGTGTCCGCTCTTCACTCCTGACAAAGCTCGAAGATAAAGGTGATCACAAAGAGGCTTCCCTGAATTTCATCATGCGTCCTGAATAA
- a CDS encoding SLC13 family permease, with protein sequence MKFSLRSLNRGAWKSHKETKDLITMAELRQYSSAGVATADVEDTGTGFSRTDMGGNNSYSTMQLIGLLLGPVLFLLILFALPLPGLSFEGQAVLATTAWMAAWWVTEAIPLGITSLMPLVLLPLLGAVDGNVAASSYGASLIFLFIGGFALALALERWNLHERIAITIISAVGASTPGLVLGFMLATGFLSMWVSNMATVMLMIPIGLAIITKVVGLMKEDGVYTEEEETKFTKSIIFAIGFGGTIGGSATLIGTPTNLVLAGLAGELLGIDISFGQFFLFAFPLITVLMLFAIFYITKIAYPMKVKKITNGQQFVRDRKKQLGKMSYEEKVVLAIFSVTAFMWVTRTFIWSDLIPGLSDTMIAMVAAILLHLIPSSGNDGERILGGDSLKQMPWGVLLLVGGGLALAAGFNGTDLAGWIGNQLLLLEGTSYLLVLAVTVLLGIGMTQMTSNTATVTILIPITAALAMAINVHPLPLMTAVAMGAGFAFMLPIGTPSNAIIFATGKITMVDMVRKGTWLTVLAFALIIIFVYFVLPFVFGINQFEYPDALR encoded by the coding sequence ATGAAGTTTTCGCTCAGATCGTTAAATCGGGGTGCCTGGAAGTCACACAAGGAAACGAAGGACCTGATCACTATGGCGGAACTCCGTCAATACAGCAGTGCGGGGGTGGCGACTGCTGATGTAGAGGACACGGGAACCGGTTTTAGCCGGACAGACATGGGCGGAAATAATTCGTACAGCACGATGCAATTGATCGGCCTCTTGCTTGGACCGGTGCTGTTTCTTCTGATATTGTTCGCCCTGCCTTTGCCCGGTCTCAGTTTTGAGGGCCAGGCTGTCCTGGCAACGACAGCCTGGATGGCCGCCTGGTGGGTTACAGAAGCCATTCCGCTCGGCATTACCTCATTAATGCCGCTTGTTTTACTGCCGCTGCTCGGGGCTGTCGACGGCAACGTCGCCGCTTCCAGTTACGGCGCATCACTGATTTTTCTGTTTATCGGCGGCTTTGCATTGGCACTGGCACTTGAGCGCTGGAATCTTCATGAGCGCATCGCGATTACGATCATCAGCGCGGTCGGCGCCAGCACGCCGGGTCTTGTCCTCGGTTTCATGTTGGCAACCGGTTTTCTGTCTATGTGGGTATCCAATATGGCGACGGTTATGCTGATGATTCCGATTGGTCTCGCCATCATAACAAAAGTCGTGGGACTCATGAAAGAAGACGGGGTATACACAGAAGAGGAAGAGACGAAGTTTACAAAATCAATAATTTTTGCCATCGGATTCGGCGGTACGATCGGAGGAAGCGCAACATTGATCGGCACACCGACAAATCTCGTCCTGGCAGGACTTGCAGGCGAATTACTAGGAATCGACATTTCCTTCGGTCAGTTTTTCCTGTTCGCGTTTCCGCTGATTACCGTGTTGATGCTGTTCGCAATTTTTTATATTACAAAAATCGCTTATCCGATGAAAGTCAAGAAAATCACGAATGGCCAGCAGTTCGTCCGCGACAGAAAAAAACAACTTGGAAAAATGTCATACGAAGAAAAAGTGGTGCTGGCGATTTTCAGCGTTACAGCTTTTATGTGGGTGACGAGAACCTTTATCTGGTCCGATCTCATTCCAGGATTGAGTGATACGATGATCGCCATGGTCGCAGCCATTCTGCTCCACCTGATTCCGTCTTCAGGCAATGACGGGGAACGCATCCTCGGCGGGGATTCCTTGAAACAGATGCCATGGGGGGTCCTGCTGCTGGTCGGCGGGGGGCTGGCGCTCGCTGCCGGCTTCAATGGCACGGATCTGGCTGGCTGGATCGGCAATCAGCTGCTGCTGCTTGAAGGCACTTCGTATCTGCTGGTGCTGGCTGTAACGGTGCTCCTCGGAATTGGCATGACCCAAATGACATCGAATACAGCGACGGTGACCATTCTGATTCCGATCACTGCCGCGCTTGCGATGGCCATCAATGTCCACCCGCTGCCGCTGATGACCGCCGTGGCAATGGGGGCCGGATTTGCATTCATGTTGCCGATCGGCACGCCTTCTAATGCCATCATCTTTGCAACAGGCAAAATTACAATGGTTGATATGGTGCGGAAAGGCACATGGCTGACTGTTCTTGCGTTTGCACTGATCATTATATTCGTCTATTTTGTATTGCCGTTTGTGTTCGGGATCAATCAATTCGAATATCCGGACGCATTGAGATAA